In the Glycine max cultivar Williams 82 chromosome 6, Glycine_max_v4.0, whole genome shotgun sequence genome, ataacatgattttttcattgtattaacaaaaattaaactagGCAAAATAAGATTCCTACCACCCCACAGACAAATTTTCATGAAAAAccgattaaaaaatatttggagAGCATTGGATAAGGGAGAAATTTTTTCATGTCCGAAAATCACTAtttctgaaaataataaatCCAAGCAATTATGTTTCATGAGAATAAAACTTATTTAGTTAATCATTGAAATCTTAAGATAAGTTTCCAAAGTATCAAAGAGTTACATAATATTATtatcacattaaataatttaataaaaagtaaaatgatattttactaTAGTGAAAAAGAATACTGAAAAAATAAGATTCTCGACACCTTCCATTAAAAAGTTTACATGAAAAActgattaaaaaacatttataataaacaTCATTTCTCAATAAtgttattctttaaaaattgatgtcaaACATGAAAAACTATTTCAAACCTATGATTAtcgaaaacaaaaaatttagctTCTACCAAACGCCCCCTAAAGACAAAAACTATTGCTGggtctaaaattaaaattaaggaaTTCCTTTCAAGTCGCAGGGTGAAAGGAGAAACAAATTCCAAATCATATCGCTAATGCCAGGTGTAACAGACGGGACTTGTCCACAAGCTATGTAGAGAAGTACCATTACAAACACTGAACTACCAAACAGCAATGCCTAAACCTCTCCCTTCTTCAAAGGATTACACAGTATATATCTAATTGCCGGAAGCAGAGGGACTAATTCACAAGTAggtctctttaaaaaaaaaaagaaaaagttacacTGATGGAACCATGTTACCGCACCAAGTTATCATCAAATCACATGATAATTATTTCAGTTCAAAACACATATCTTAGGCTAACTCATCAAGTAGATCTGAAAATCCCAGAAGGCTAGCATCTATATCAAAACTCAGGATTTTCCTTGGTAAATCAATGATGACAATGACTCTGATGCAGAAATATTTCCAGAATAAGATTTTTAAGATCACTTGTGTTCACTCTAAGGTGATCTGAAAGCTTCACCGGCATATTGCACACTTCCAAGTTCCTCTTCAATCCGAAGAagctgaaaagaaattgaataaatttGCGATGGAGAATGTGTATTAGATCACTCCATTATCATGCTAGCGATTGAATGCTAAAGAAGCATtctaaaaattacttttcaggaacaatgatattttataaaaacaataaatgaagATTGAAACTGAGACATACCGAATAGAAACATTGACATAAATCAGTAACTCTAACTCTACTTAATTATACTGTTTTGTGTTTCACTTTTAACAATCTTTTATCTTGACAAGTCCATTTCAAGCCCAAATAATGAATATAACTgtaccaaaagaaaaatgaagttaAAGTAGGTCAGAAAcaaacatacatatatgctgAAATTTGATTAATGAACACACTTTGCAACAGTCTTAGTCATAATGATTTCTATGTTGTCATAGGGTGACCTAAAACCTTGAATCAAAGAGGAACACAACATTCCAATTACCTGATTATACTTTGCCAATCGCTCACTTCGGCAAGGAGCACCAGTCTTTATCTGGAGGACAGAATTTGGATAATCAATATGAAAGTGATAACACCACAGTACAATGTATGGTAGCTAAAAAGATTAAGGATATAGAACCTGTCCACTGGCCAAGCCAACAGAGAGATCAGCAATGAAGTTATCCTCAGTTTCACCACTCCGATGACTAACCATGACACCCCAACCTGCAGCCTTTGAGTCAAGTGCAGCCTGAATAGATTCAGTCACTGTACCAATTTGGTTAACCTGCAGTCATTGGATAACAGAAAAAACCAAAGGAATCATTAATTACAGCTGTAAATTCAGCCAACATGCAGCTGGTGTTTGATTAGTTTTGATAAGATGCAAATAAAAACAACTATCTTAAAGCAAGCTGCATGGAGGAAAAGCTGGAgaaactaaacaaaaatgtaatgaaatgaaataattcTAATGATTGAAAGAAATTTTGTTTAAGGATGCTAACCTTTAGAAGCAAACCATTGCAAGCCTTCTTTTGGATGGCCTCAGCTATTCTCTTGGGATTTGTAACTAACAAATCATCTCCTACAAGTTGAATATCAACTGAAGAGAGAAGTGAAGCCCATGAACCCCAATCATCTTGATCAAATGGATCCTCAATTGACACAATGGGAAAttctttcacaaaatctttaTATAGTTGACCAAGACTCTGGGCAGAGTGAACATGAGCTCCATCATTTGGTTGTTTCTTGAAGTTCAAATCATACTTCCCATCCTTAGTGTAAAACTCTGAAGCTGCAACATCCATGCCTATTTTAATCTGCgccattgttttttatttccaGATCAGCACAAGTGAATATTCAAATTATGTAACAGAAATAATCAAAGCATCACCCACCTTGCCAGTATAACCAGCTTTCTCAATAGCATCCATGAGTAAGACAAGCCCCTCCCTGTTATCTTGAACATTGGGAGCAAATCCTCCTTCATCTCCAACATTACATGCATCTTGTCCATATTTTGCCTTGATTATTCCCTTTAATACATGATAAACTGTTCCACCAGAAATAACCAAGTTAACTGATTGTCACCATATATAGATCACTGGTGTTAGATTGAAAAAATTATGGAATTTGTGCTATACATAATGTGCAGTCTGGAAAATTGGAGTTAAGATTAGCTATCAAATCATATGTAATACCTACCTAAGCACCTAATATTAGCACGGAAGTTAATATCTGAATTCATCAATTTACACTCGCCAAACAATTGAGTTATTGATGAAAAAGGCAGACATCACGTTGAATGCCAAAATGAGAAAATGCACACAAAAGATGTGTAATTACAGCCACAGCCCACAAGTCATATACAGTCACAAGTCACAACCATACTTCCTCAGTGTGGTTACAGTCAGTCACAAAGTAATAGGTTTCTAACCTTCACTGCCCATGCGGAATGCCTCAGCAAATGAAGTGGCTCCAACTGGTAGTATCATAAATTCTTGCATAGCCAGATTATTCCCAGCATGACTTCCCCCATTTATAACATTGAAAGCTGGAACTGGCATAACAAGTTCCTTTGTTCCTGAAATCTCCTGGATGTGCTTGTACAAGGGAACTCCCTTTGCCCCTGCACCAGCTCTACATACACTCAGTGAAACTCCCAATATTGCATTAGCCCCTAGTTTTGATTTGTTAGGAGTTCCATCAATTTCCAGCATAATAGCATCCACATCAGCTTGATTCCTTGACAAACACAGCCGTAAATATCAGCCGTACTGCCCAAAACTTCAAAAACAGAACCCAATATCTTTGTTAAGagtatatgtaaatataaaacaagtttctatttcttttcttcctttcaaAGTGCCAAGCACAACACTCAAAAAGTGGTGTCCAACTCACAGTGTATAGCAAGCTACATACACCTAGCTCAGAAAAACTTCAGCTAACTCCATATCATAATATTTcacataaattttattcaaagcTGTTTCTACTTTCTACTGCATCAGTACAAATCCTAAGCTTTTGATATACTACATGTATAGTTGAGTGTGTGTTTCGACAagcatttgcaaaaaaaaaataaaaaaaatagaattgataaaaaagaatCTTATTGGAAATGATACTATTCGATGcatttgcaaaattaattttgaagtaaaGCAACTTATGCTTGAATGTTGTTACCCTGAAACAAAGTTTGATGCAATACttactgcatttttttttttttgcacagctgATGCAATACTTACTGTAATTTTTTCAACTTAATGCAAAAAAGCTATTTTTACGACATTTAATCAAACCGAAAGTTTGtaagaaaaatcaattttactgaACAATAATCAGACGTATGTGGTGACAACAAAAGACACTGAACAATAGCTTTCATTCCTTATTCTCAACACTTTATAACATTTTCTCAACATAATCGCAAAATCAcccttctctcttcttctcttccaaACACTCAGACGAAACCTTCTAATTATACAAACATAACGTTCCCCGTTATTTCTCCCAACCTACCCTTCATTCCTTTTACgttcaacaacaacagcaacgcGCAACAAACAAGAAGTGTTCGCAGGGGGAAAATGGTCAACGGCATTAATTAGTTAACCAAGAAACAgatgaaggaaggaagaaagtcCGTTACCTAACGTCGACGCCAACGAGTTTGGGAGCCAAGACCTCGTTGATGTTCCTAACGGCGTTAAGAACTCCCTTCCCGCCGTAAACGCTCTTGTCCCCGTCCCTCAGCTCCAACGCCTCGTAAATCCCCGTCGACGCGCCGCTCGGCACCGCCGATCGGAAAAGCCCGTTCGCCACCAGGTCCACCTCCACCGTCGGGTTCCCGCGGCTGTCCACGATCTGCCGCGCCTTCACTGACTTCACCTTACACTCCCTCACCGCCGTAACCGCCGGCGCCGGAGACTCCGTGGCGGCGGCGCGCACGG is a window encoding:
- the LOC100787451 gene encoding enolase 1, chloroplastic, which codes for MALNLTHQPAIKAPSSSSFAASRPLRAPQSVPLRSPQRSLAVRAAATESPAPAVTAVRECKVKSVKARQIVDSRGNPTVEVDLVANGLFRSAVPSGASTGIYEALELRDGDKSVYGGKGVLNAVRNINEVLAPKLVGVDVRNQADVDAIMLEIDGTPNKSKLGANAILGVSLSVCRAGAGAKGVPLYKHIQEISGTKELVMPVPAFNVINGGSHAGNNLAMQEFMILPVGATSFAEAFRMGSEVYHVLKGIIKAKYGQDACNVGDEGGFAPNVQDNREGLVLLMDAIEKAGYTGKIKIGMDVAASEFYTKDGKYDLNFKKQPNDGAHVHSAQSLGQLYKDFVKEFPIVSIEDPFDQDDWGSWASLLSSVDIQLVGDDLLVTNPKRIAEAIQKKACNGLLLKVNQIGTVTESIQAALDSKAAGWGVMVSHRSGETEDNFIADLSVGLASGQIKTGAPCRSERLAKYNQLLRIEEELGSVQYAGEAFRSP